From the genome of Virgibacillus proomii, one region includes:
- the treP gene encoding PTS system trehalose-specific EIIBC component, which translates to MGIGNQKIYAPISGSVLQLEKVPDPTFSQKMMGDGIAIEPTTGKVVAPFSGKVIQLFPTKHAIGLRSDTGIELLIHIGLETVSLNGEGFDAFVKQGDQINTGDTLITFDINGLREKGFNLITPIIITNRDVWKIEDRTINTVTKTEDVILSVTKQVTQSKQMESTIQFAKEAEAIVKAIGGVDNIQAATHCVTRLRFALKDENKVDQSALENINVVKGSFTTNGQFQVVIGQGTVDKIYQAMVEKTGIRQASKEEVKAAGGKKQNVLQRGVKVLADIFIPILPAIVTAGLLMGINNILANPGIFGDQAVIEMYPQWAGIADMINIIANTALTFLPALIGWSAMKRFGGSELLGVVLGLILVHPALLNAWEYGAALKEGTVPTWNLFGLEVNKIGYQGQVLPVLFASWVLAKIELFLRKRVWDSIQLLVVAPVALLVTGFLTFIIIGPITFTIGNWITDGLVALFDHYAVVGGFVYGALYAPMVITGMHHTFLAVDLQLIGSTNSTFLWPILALSNIAQGAAAFAMMLAAKDDKLKGLAGTSGISAWLGITEPAMFGVNLRFKYPFIAAIVGSSIAGAFITMQKVLATSIGVGGLPGIFSIIPEHWFSFIIGMVIVIIVPFVITYIIALRKHRLLG; encoded by the coding sequence ATGGGTATTGGAAATCAAAAAATTTATGCACCCATTAGCGGAAGCGTTTTACAATTAGAAAAAGTTCCAGATCCAACATTTTCACAAAAAATGATGGGAGATGGCATAGCCATTGAGCCAACTACAGGAAAGGTCGTAGCTCCTTTTTCTGGAAAGGTCATACAGCTTTTCCCGACGAAACATGCTATTGGATTACGAAGTGATACTGGGATAGAATTGCTTATTCATATCGGTCTTGAAACGGTTTCGTTGAACGGAGAAGGATTTGACGCTTTTGTTAAACAGGGTGATCAAATAAATACGGGTGATACATTAATCACTTTCGATATCAATGGATTAAGAGAAAAAGGGTTTAATTTAATCACACCGATTATAATTACAAATCGAGATGTGTGGAAGATAGAAGATAGAACGATAAACACCGTTACAAAAACCGAAGACGTTATCTTATCCGTAACAAAACAAGTTACACAAAGTAAGCAGATGGAGTCAACAATCCAGTTTGCAAAAGAAGCAGAAGCTATTGTCAAAGCAATTGGTGGCGTAGACAATATACAGGCAGCTACACACTGTGTCACGAGACTTCGGTTTGCATTAAAAGATGAAAACAAAGTAGACCAATCCGCATTGGAAAATATAAATGTAGTAAAAGGGTCATTTACAACAAATGGTCAATTTCAAGTTGTCATTGGTCAAGGAACCGTTGATAAAATATACCAAGCAATGGTAGAAAAAACCGGAATTCGTCAAGCTTCCAAGGAGGAAGTAAAGGCAGCTGGCGGAAAGAAACAAAACGTCTTACAACGAGGGGTTAAAGTTCTTGCAGATATTTTTATTCCTATTTTGCCTGCTATTGTAACAGCAGGCCTCTTGATGGGGATCAATAACATTTTAGCTAATCCTGGAATTTTTGGGGATCAAGCTGTTATTGAAATGTACCCACAATGGGCGGGTATTGCTGATATGATTAATATCATTGCAAATACAGCACTTACATTTTTACCTGCTTTAATTGGCTGGTCAGCAATGAAACGATTTGGTGGCAGCGAATTATTAGGCGTTGTGCTTGGGTTAATCCTTGTACATCCAGCTTTACTCAATGCATGGGAATATGGTGCAGCTTTAAAAGAAGGAACGGTGCCAACATGGAATTTATTCGGACTGGAAGTAAATAAAATTGGTTATCAAGGTCAAGTATTACCTGTATTATTTGCATCTTGGGTACTGGCGAAAATTGAACTATTCTTACGGAAGCGCGTATGGGATTCTATTCAATTGCTTGTTGTAGCACCTGTCGCATTACTAGTAACTGGATTCTTAACTTTTATTATTATTGGACCAATTACCTTTACCATTGGAAATTGGATTACAGATGGGTTAGTAGCATTGTTTGATCATTACGCGGTAGTTGGTGGCTTCGTGTATGGAGCTCTGTATGCGCCAATGGTTATTACAGGAATGCACCACACTTTCCTTGCCGTTGATTTACAATTAATCGGCAGCACTAACTCTACGTTTCTATGGCCAATCCTGGCGTTATCCAATATCGCCCAAGGAGCAGCTGCTTTTGCAATGATGCTTGCAGCAAAAGATGATAAGTTAAAAGGACTTGCGGGAACATCCGGAATATCCGCATGGCTCGGTATTACGGAACCAGCAATGTTTGGAGTGAACTTGCGTTTTAAATATCCATTTATTGCTGCTATTGTCGGATCCTCTATTGCTGGAGCGTTTATCACCATGCAAAAGGTACTAGCCACTTCTATCGGTGTAGGTGGTTTGCCGGGAATATTTTCCATTATTCCAGAACATTGGTTCTCCTTTATTATCGGAATGGTCATTGTTATCATTGTGCCTTTTGTCATTACGTATATTATAGCTCTCCGCAAGCATAGATTACTCGGATAG
- a CDS encoding conserved virulence factor C family protein — translation MKIVSIEPTPSPYSMKINVDEQLPEGKTLNYTIDGDKQDAPAYIKALFQVNGVKGLYRVIDFIALERNPRVPWEEILPKVRELLGSNEANKEPIPKNQAVTEDAFGEVNVYLQLFRYIPMQVKLVAKDTEKRFGLPARFMDAVMRVSAAADNLLEERKWIEQSPRYGELEAIGKEVVEEISASYNEKRLNDLVNYALTSDDSFVASRNQKVALDVLDNPSWKERYAALDQINPTKDDLPVLEKALNDEKASIRRLATAYLGMIEDKDVLPYLFKALKDKAVNVRRTAGDCLSDLGFKEAIPEMIKALTDKSRLVRWRAAMFLYELGDETAVKALENAFDDPEFEVRMQVKMALARIKGGEEAKGSIWSQMTKAMQERQ, via the coding sequence ATGAAAATAGTATCTATTGAGCCTACTCCTAGCCCATATTCCATGAAAATAAATGTAGACGAACAATTGCCAGAAGGCAAAACACTAAATTATACAATAGATGGTGATAAACAAGACGCACCTGCTTATATAAAAGCTTTATTTCAAGTTAATGGAGTAAAAGGTCTATACAGAGTTATTGACTTTATTGCATTGGAACGTAATCCACGTGTTCCTTGGGAAGAAATTCTGCCAAAGGTTAGAGAGTTACTGGGATCTAACGAAGCTAATAAGGAACCCATTCCCAAAAACCAAGCCGTTACAGAGGACGCTTTCGGTGAAGTAAATGTATATCTCCAACTATTTCGCTACATTCCAATGCAAGTAAAATTAGTAGCAAAGGATACAGAAAAACGGTTTGGATTACCTGCCCGTTTTATGGACGCGGTCATGCGTGTTTCTGCAGCCGCAGATAACCTTCTTGAAGAACGAAAATGGATTGAGCAGAGCCCACGCTATGGAGAACTTGAGGCAATTGGGAAAGAAGTAGTGGAAGAGATTTCTGCCAGCTATAATGAAAAACGGTTAAATGATTTAGTAAATTATGCATTAACAAGTGATGATTCTTTTGTTGCTTCACGCAATCAAAAAGTGGCCTTAGACGTGCTGGATAATCCAAGCTGGAAAGAACGGTATGCGGCATTAGATCAAATAAATCCAACAAAGGATGATTTACCAGTATTAGAAAAAGCCCTTAACGATGAAAAAGCCTCCATTCGCAGGTTGGCAACAGCTTATCTAGGAATGATTGAAGATAAAGATGTGCTGCCTTATTTATTTAAGGCATTAAAAGATAAGGCTGTAAATGTCAGACGAACGGCGGGAGACTGTTTATCCGATCTTGGTTTTAAAGAAGCAATACCTGAAATGATCAAAGCACTAACAGATAAAAGCAGATTAGTCCGTTGGCGTGCTGCTATGTTTTTATATGAATTAGGAGATGAAACAGCAGTTAAAGCTTTAGAAAATGCTTTTGACGACCCTGAATTTGAAGTACGAATGCAAGTAAAAATGGCATTAGCGCGGATTAAAGGTGGGGAAGAAGCAAAGGGTTCTATTTGGAGTCAAATGACAAAAGCTATGCAAGAAAGACAATAA
- a CDS encoding acyl-CoA thioesterase → MEKLAMSASKIIQTRLVLPPDTNHLNTIFGGRILAYIDEIGALCAMKHAKSTVVTASIDSVDFLSPAKAGDALTLEAFVTYTGRTSMEIYVKVVAKDLINQHERLTTESFLTMVAVDEQGKPRPVPQVYPETEEEKILFESAPFRRENRKQRAANRK, encoded by the coding sequence ATGGAAAAACTAGCAATGAGCGCATCAAAAATAATCCAAACAAGATTAGTTCTCCCGCCTGATACGAATCATTTAAACACCATTTTTGGCGGCAGAATATTAGCTTATATTGATGAGATTGGAGCACTTTGTGCGATGAAGCATGCTAAAAGCACCGTCGTAACAGCATCGATTGATTCTGTGGATTTTCTCTCACCTGCAAAAGCTGGGGACGCTTTAACACTAGAAGCGTTTGTAACATATACAGGAAGAACATCCATGGAAATATACGTAAAAGTAGTTGCCAAAGATTTAATTAATCAGCATGAACGATTAACAACGGAATCATTTCTAACAATGGTAGCTGTTGATGAACAAGGAAAGCCTAGACCTGTTCCGCAAGTATATCCAGAAACTGAGGAAGAAAAAATATTATTTGAGTCAGCACCTTTCCGCAGAGAAAATCGGAAACAGCGTGCTGCAAATCGAAAATAA
- a CDS encoding YaiI/YqxD family protein: protein MRILVDADACPVKESIKKIAKEFNLPVILVQSFSHFSMKEEPQGVETIYVDEGADAADYRIIRLAKQDDIIVTQDYGLASLALAKDCYVIHHKGFQYTNKNIDQLLQNRYLSAMARKSGKRTKGPKPFTEDDIKQFEIRFKALLKNKSTSD from the coding sequence ATGAGAATACTTGTAGATGCCGATGCGTGTCCAGTTAAAGAGTCCATTAAAAAAATAGCTAAAGAATTCAATCTACCCGTTATACTCGTTCAAAGTTTTTCCCACTTTTCGATGAAAGAAGAACCACAAGGAGTAGAAACAATATATGTTGATGAAGGTGCTGATGCTGCTGATTATCGTATTATCAGGCTTGCAAAACAAGATGACATTATTGTGACACAAGATTATGGACTGGCTTCGTTAGCCCTTGCCAAAGACTGTTATGTCATTCATCATAAAGGCTTCCAATATACGAACAAAAATATTGATCAACTCCTACAAAACCGCTATTTAAGTGCGATGGCGAGAAAAAGCGGCAAGCGTACAAAAGGCCCAAAACCTTTTACGGAGGATGATATTAAACAATTTGAAATTCGTTTTAAAGCATTACTAAAGAACAAAAGCACAAGTGATTAA
- a CDS encoding ectoine synthase, with product MIVRKLEDIIHTDLDVVGENWNSRRLLLQKDGMGFSMTVTVIKKGADNYHWYKNHFEACYCIKGEGEIEIADENGKKTGVIYKISPGTMYALNEHDRHYIRATTADLHLVCVFNPPLTGTEIHDEEGTYPVLTEE from the coding sequence ATGATTGTCAGAAAACTAGAGGACATTATTCATACTGATTTAGATGTTGTCGGTGAAAATTGGAATAGTCGAAGGCTGTTGCTTCAGAAAGATGGTATGGGATTTTCAATGACAGTCACTGTTATTAAAAAAGGTGCTGATAACTACCATTGGTATAAGAATCACTTTGAAGCGTGTTATTGTATTAAAGGAGAGGGAGAAATCGAAATTGCCGATGAGAACGGTAAGAAAACTGGAGTTATTTACAAAATCTCTCCAGGAACGATGTATGCGTTAAATGAACATGATAGACATTATATTCGTGCGACAACTGCTGATTTGCACCTTGTCTGTGTATTTAATCCACCCCTAACCGGGACAGAAATTCATGACGAAGAAGGTACGTATCCTGTATTAACAGAAGAGTAG
- a CDS encoding aldehyde dehydrogenase family protein, with amino-acid sequence MGSYNQWNKQFIAGTWREGRSDSVYEDRNPYSNEVIAKIKMATLEDIDEAYRSAEQSQMAWEEVNAFKKSEVMEKAASIMESRREEIVDLLIRETGSSFVKANVELDFCISITKEAASFPKRMGEEMVPSLVPGKENRVYRRPIGVVGIISPFNFPMYLSIRSVAPALAAGNGVVLKPDEQTAISGGLFIAKIFEEAGLPKGLLNVTVASIDEIGDGFVDHPIPRLISFTGSNKVGKHIGERCGRNMKKAALELGGNNALIVLEDADLEKSVDSAAFGSYFHNGQICMAINRIIVHQSICDKFIDKLSEKVKKITAGNPQNHENMIGPLINKEAVKRILGQIEKAKNEGAQIVLEGKIEGNVMYPYILKSDTNDVSTAKNEVFGPVTTIIPFNTEEEAIQIANDTQYGLSGAIHAGSVEKGVEIAKRIKTGMIHVNDQSVNDEPLIAFGGEKESGLGRIGGKWSLDEFTTFQWISIQNEPRDYPF; translated from the coding sequence ATGGGGTCATATAATCAATGGAATAAGCAATTTATTGCAGGAACGTGGCGAGAAGGTCGCAGTGATTCTGTTTATGAGGATAGGAATCCATATAGTAATGAAGTTATCGCTAAAATCAAAATGGCGACTCTGGAAGATATTGATGAGGCATACCGATCTGCCGAACAATCACAAATGGCATGGGAGGAAGTAAATGCTTTTAAAAAATCGGAAGTGATGGAAAAAGCTGCTTCAATCATGGAATCGCGCCGGGAAGAAATCGTTGATTTACTTATCCGTGAAACCGGTTCATCTTTTGTAAAAGCAAATGTAGAATTGGACTTCTGTATTTCGATCACAAAAGAGGCTGCCAGCTTTCCTAAAAGGATGGGTGAAGAGATGGTTCCATCTTTAGTGCCAGGTAAAGAGAATCGTGTGTATCGAAGGCCAATTGGCGTCGTGGGTATCATTAGCCCGTTTAATTTCCCAATGTATTTGTCGATCCGCTCTGTAGCTCCAGCGTTAGCAGCTGGAAATGGGGTTGTTTTAAAGCCGGATGAACAGACGGCGATAAGCGGAGGTCTATTCATTGCTAAGATCTTTGAAGAAGCTGGATTACCAAAAGGATTATTAAATGTTACTGTGGCATCTATTGATGAAATTGGTGATGGCTTTGTTGATCATCCAATACCAAGATTAATCTCGTTTACGGGTTCTAATAAAGTTGGCAAACATATTGGAGAACGCTGCGGCCGGAATATGAAAAAAGCGGCTCTGGAACTGGGTGGAAATAATGCACTTATCGTATTAGAGGATGCCGATTTGGAAAAATCTGTTGACTCCGCAGCTTTCGGTAGTTATTTCCATAATGGACAAATCTGTATGGCTATTAATCGGATCATCGTCCATCAGAGCATTTGCGATAAATTCATCGATAAGCTTTCAGAAAAGGTGAAGAAAATTACAGCAGGCAATCCACAAAATCATGAAAACATGATCGGCCCGTTAATCAACAAGGAAGCTGTTAAACGGATTTTAGGACAAATTGAAAAAGCAAAAAATGAAGGCGCTCAGATTGTGCTTGAAGGGAAAATAGAAGGCAATGTAATGTATCCATATATTCTTAAGTCGGATACAAATGATGTGTCCACTGCCAAAAATGAAGTGTTTGGCCCAGTCACAACAATTATTCCTTTTAATACAGAGGAGGAAGCAATTCAAATTGCCAATGATACACAATATGGATTAAGTGGAGCTATTCACGCAGGTTCCGTTGAAAAGGGCGTCGAAATTGCTAAACGGATCAAGACGGGTATGATTCATGTGAATGATCAAAGTGTAAATGATGAACCGTTAATTGCTTTTGGTGGAGAAAAAGAATCCGGACTTGGCCGGATCGGTGGAAAATGGTCGCTTGATGAGTTCACAACATTTCAATGGATTTCTATACAAAATGAGCCAAGGGATTATCCTTTCTAA
- a CDS encoding RluA family pseudouridine synthase: MQISVLYEDNHLLVVQKPINIPVQKDNTGDKDLLTILKHDLKIRYQKPGNVFLGLVHRLDRPVGGVMTFAKTSKAASRLSDVIRRRAFDRRYLAVVRGAPPASHGVMQHYLFKNQRENKVYTVPDHYKNAKKAILKYEMISKIKDLSLLSIQLYTGRPHQIRVQLSTSGCPIYGDQKYGLKSHPGQQIALWANLLQFEHPTKKKMVKIESLPPKEYPWNLW, encoded by the coding sequence ATGCAAATTTCTGTTTTATATGAAGACAATCATCTGCTCGTTGTTCAAAAGCCGATAAATATCCCTGTGCAAAAAGACAACACTGGAGATAAGGATTTACTTACAATCTTAAAACATGATTTAAAAATACGCTATCAAAAGCCAGGCAACGTTTTTCTAGGGCTAGTTCATCGGTTGGATCGACCTGTTGGCGGTGTGATGACATTTGCCAAAACATCTAAGGCTGCTTCACGATTATCAGACGTCATTCGCAGGAGAGCGTTTGACAGAAGGTATTTAGCTGTTGTAAGGGGAGCACCTCCTGCAAGTCATGGGGTCATGCAACATTATTTATTCAAGAATCAACGTGAAAATAAAGTGTATACTGTTCCGGATCATTATAAGAATGCCAAAAAAGCGATACTAAAATACGAAATGATCAGCAAAATAAAAGACTTAAGTCTACTTTCCATACAGTTATATACTGGACGTCCTCATCAAATACGCGTTCAGCTTTCCACATCTGGATGCCCAATCTACGGTGATCAAAAATACGGACTAAAAAGTCATCCAGGCCAACAAATTGCATTATGGGCAAATTTATTACAATTTGAACATCCGACTAAAAAGAAAATGGTTAAGATAGAATCACTTCCACCAAAGGAATATCCGTGGAACCTTTGGTAA
- a CDS encoding GNAT family N-acetyltransferase — translation MELCTPSEEWEAEHQAYWEEWGEEAMIPASFDLTGYDNYHTYLQDLASKQQGEGNWVPNSNYFLVNENERIMAMLNIRHELNDFLRKVGGHIGYGVRPSERRKGYATRILREALAVCQELKIEHVLVTCEASNFGSAKAIINNGGIEDESYKDRAGKITRRFWIRNK, via the coding sequence ATGGAATTATGTACGCCGAGTGAGGAGTGGGAGGCAGAACATCAAGCATATTGGGAAGAATGGGGAGAGGAGGCAATGATTCCAGCCAGCTTTGATTTAACAGGTTACGATAATTATCATACATATTTACAGGATTTAGCTTCTAAACAACAAGGGGAAGGAAATTGGGTTCCTAATTCAAATTATTTTCTTGTTAATGAAAATGAGAGAATCATGGCAATGCTTAATATTAGACATGAGCTTAACGACTTTTTAAGGAAGGTGGGGGGACATATTGGTTACGGGGTTAGGCCATCGGAACGAAGAAAAGGTTATGCAACAAGGATTTTACGGGAAGCTTTGGCTGTATGCCAAGAATTAAAGATAGAGCATGTACTGGTAACCTGCGAAGCTAGTAATTTTGGTTCAGCAAAAGCCATTATAAATAATGGCGGTATAGAAGATGAATCGTATAAGGATCGTGCTGGGAAGATAACGAGAAGGTTTTGGATACGGAATAAATAA
- a CDS encoding glycoside hydrolase family 2 TIM barrel-domain containing protein: MKWSAENPYLYKLIMTVYNDNEAIEVVQQDVGFVQIELRGKQFLVNGVAIKLKGVNRHDYSPTKGRVTTYESVEQDIILMKQHNINAIRTAHYPNSPYFYELCNRYGMYVISEADLECHGFELTGDYKWISDNPEWEEAYVNRIKRTLMRDKNNPCIIMWSLGNESAFGYNFRKMSEYVKKTDPTRLVHYEGDFEAEISDVYTTMYTWLEHDEKLTMDKVIHTTQKPHILCEYAHAMGNGPGNLKEYQDLFYKYDHLQGGFIWEWFDHGIETVTEDGKVYYRYGGDFGDEPTNGNFCIDGLLMPDRTPSTALTEYKKVIEPVQTEPIDIKSGLYQLTNRQEFKSLNDYKLICCFYEDDQLLEEKEQTLPEIATRDSKQITIAYPKLNNFKPGAQYTVHLIYRLKEDTSWAKANFEVTKSVFIYHKEPKQIVAPSTEGLDLSFTEKDFTVIVSGENFAYTFDKVRGNLIEARFQGHTFIKKGPNFTWWRAPIDNDMYYLKDYKNKYFMHLGHEIIRDITYDINNGSFDWTVHAFYGTTNSSWYYDLTYKYVISPAGKMRVEVNGIASGRKENAPPMLPRIGVTMHLNKQLQSVSWRGLGPHENYVDSCQSVYPGVFHANVDKLFVNYVKPQENGNHMDCDWIGLSNKNHALLFKGNHPLNFRVSKYEDVDLEKAKHTINLVERDYLVLHLDKQQNGLGSNSCGQDQLDKYRCKFDDFSLSFEISFEDVTTNNIVELGRK, encoded by the coding sequence GTGAAATGGTCAGCGGAAAACCCATATTTATATAAACTGATCATGACTGTATACAATGACAATGAAGCAATTGAGGTTGTTCAACAAGATGTTGGATTTGTTCAAATCGAATTAAGAGGCAAGCAATTTCTAGTAAATGGGGTAGCTATTAAATTAAAAGGAGTCAACCGCCATGATTATAGTCCAACTAAAGGACGCGTGACAACTTATGAGAGTGTGGAACAAGATATTATTTTAATGAAGCAGCATAATATAAATGCTATTCGAACTGCTCATTATCCAAACTCTCCTTATTTCTATGAATTATGCAACCGATACGGTATGTATGTTATTTCCGAAGCAGATTTAGAATGTCATGGATTTGAATTAACAGGTGACTATAAATGGATCTCTGATAATCCTGAATGGGAAGAAGCTTACGTTAACCGAATAAAACGAACACTAATGAGAGATAAAAATAACCCATGTATCATTATGTGGTCATTAGGAAACGAATCAGCATTTGGCTATAATTTCAGAAAAATGAGCGAATACGTAAAAAAGACAGATCCAACTCGCCTTGTACATTATGAAGGAGATTTTGAAGCAGAAATCAGTGATGTATACACAACGATGTACACATGGCTGGAGCACGACGAAAAATTAACAATGGATAAAGTGATTCATACTACTCAAAAACCACATATCCTATGTGAATATGCCCATGCTATGGGTAATGGACCGGGAAATCTGAAAGAATATCAAGATCTGTTTTACAAATATGATCATCTTCAAGGTGGCTTTATTTGGGAATGGTTTGATCATGGAATAGAAACAGTTACAGAAGACGGGAAAGTATATTACCGATACGGTGGGGATTTTGGTGATGAACCAACTAACGGCAACTTCTGTATAGATGGTTTATTAATGCCAGATCGGACACCTTCAACTGCTTTAACGGAATATAAAAAAGTAATCGAACCTGTTCAAACAGAACCTATTGATATCAAATCCGGTTTATATCAACTTACAAACCGTCAAGAATTTAAGAGTTTAAATGATTATAAACTAATTTGCTGTTTCTACGAGGATGATCAACTCCTCGAGGAAAAAGAACAAACATTGCCTGAAATAGCAACAAGAGATTCTAAACAAATCACTATTGCATATCCAAAGCTGAATAATTTTAAGCCTGGAGCTCAATATACAGTACACTTGATTTATCGGCTTAAAGAAGATACCAGTTGGGCTAAAGCAAATTTCGAAGTTACTAAATCTGTATTTATCTACCATAAAGAACCAAAGCAAATTGTTGCTCCTTCTACAGAGGGTCTTGATTTAAGCTTTACTGAGAAGGACTTTACAGTAATTGTATCGGGTGAAAATTTTGCTTATACATTCGATAAAGTAAGAGGTAATTTAATAGAGGCTAGATTCCAAGGTCATACATTCATTAAAAAGGGTCCTAACTTCACATGGTGGAGAGCTCCGATCGACAATGATATGTACTATCTGAAAGACTATAAAAACAAATACTTTATGCACTTAGGCCATGAAATAATTCGTGATATAACCTATGACATAAATAATGGAAGTTTCGATTGGACAGTTCACGCTTTCTATGGAACTACTAACAGCTCATGGTACTACGATTTGACCTATAAATATGTTATTTCTCCAGCTGGAAAAATGCGTGTTGAAGTTAACGGAATTGCTTCAGGACGAAAAGAAAATGCTCCACCAATGCTTCCAAGAATAGGGGTAACCATGCATTTGAATAAACAACTACAGTCTGTCTCTTGGCGCGGGTTAGGACCTCACGAAAACTATGTTGACTCTTGTCAATCCGTTTATCCTGGTGTATTTCACGCAAACGTCGATAAACTGTTTGTAAATTATGTGAAACCACAGGAAAACGGCAACCACATGGATTGTGATTGGATAGGGCTTTCTAATAAAAACCATGCACTATTATTTAAAGGTAACCATCCATTAAACTTTCGTGTTTCTAAATACGAAGATGTGGATTTGGAAAAAGCAAAGCACACGATCAATTTAGTCGAACGAGATTACTTGGTTTTGCATCTCGATAAGCAACAAAATGGATTAGGAAGTAATTCCTGTGGACAAGATCAGCTGGATAAGTACAGATGTAAATTTGATGATTTCTCACTCAGTTTTGAAATCTCTTTTGAAGATGTCACCACAAATAATATAGTAGAGTTAGGAAGAAAATGA
- a CDS encoding sugar-binding domain-containing protein, which yields MVILIFSAPEYSPEDFYKTDYDYSTWVEIEVPGNWQTQGFGNMHYADLWYNFPIIPPYVPTENPTGIYRRTFEIDNIDKNYQYIIRFQGVDSAYEVYLNNRFIGYSKGARIQSEFDLTNSLIEGTNYLTVRVFQWSDGTYLEDQDMWWLSGIFRDVELFARPTRGLWDFTIKTIFDSSYQEATLIVNPVFDKPLNQKTHYQLLNARGETIFTHEQDGRDSLTKKVKKP from the coding sequence ATGGTCATTCTTATATTTAGTGCACCTGAATATAGTCCAGAAGATTTTTACAAAACAGATTACGATTATTCTACATGGGTTGAGATTGAAGTACCTGGAAACTGGCAAACTCAAGGGTTTGGCAATATGCATTATGCTGATCTTTGGTACAATTTCCCAATCATTCCACCATATGTACCGACAGAAAATCCAACTGGTATTTACCGAAGAACATTTGAAATAGATAACATCGATAAGAACTATCAATATATAATCCGATTTCAAGGCGTCGATTCAGCATATGAGGTATATTTAAATAATCGATTTATCGGTTATAGTAAAGGTGCCAGAATTCAAAGTGAATTTGATTTAACCAATTCTTTAATTGAGGGTACGAACTATTTAACTGTTCGTGTATTTCAATGGTCGGACGGAACATATTTGGAAGACCAAGATATGTGGTGGTTAAGTGGAATATTCCGCGATGTTGAACTGTTTGCCAGACCAACACGAGGTCTATGGGATTTCACGATAAAAACGATATTTGATTCTTCTTATCAAGAAGCTACATTGATCGTAAATCCTGTATTTGATAAACCATTAAATCAGAAAACACACTATCAATTGTTAAATGCCAGGGGTGAAACAATTTTCACTCACGAACAAGATGGCAGAGACAGCCTGACGAAGAAAGTTAAAAAGCCGTGA